In the genome of Pseudoglutamicibacter cumminsii, one region contains:
- a CDS encoding S8 family serine peptidase → MTPSTPHPHRARARSAPRARLIGALGAGVASLALAIPPAMAQANPAVPKNEASAQAQSFLTKKTDKQSHKEAREAQKQLQAKQEMVEKLNADGYDRFIVTYKKSERGANKATTRAKAWQKAGKAYGLKAKELRKTAIGSHVFDLGKKRLKGKQADDFMKKLAADPAVESVEPDLRMYPTGLNPRDQYWQNLWGLNGNWGIKAQDAWQYTQGRGAVVAVLDTGITRHPDLDANVLPGYDFISDAWSSSDGNGRDNDPLDSGDFSGPGECGPGSPGSGSSWHGTHVAGTIAAVADSRGVVGVAPQAKIVPVRVLGKCGGRLSDIADGLAWAAGADIPGVPRNQNPADVINMSLGGGGYCQPVYQRAINFANSRGTTVVVAAGNESSNAAGVQPANCQGVVTVGATNANGTPSYYSNFGDVVDISAPGGDTRTRGGGILSTVNAGRTYPAGASYAEYQGTSMATPHVAGIVALMKSVNPNMSAAQVEKTLKDTSRAVNGGYCARGCGVGLVDAGRAVRAAAGKQAPAPQPNPEPTPKPTPKPTPEPTPEPTPEPTPEPTPEPTPDPSPAPEKQLIVNGGFENGLTSWRTNARDTLMRDRNHARSGNASASFNGWAYPSTYNLDQTVTIPKGSNAVLSYWLKVRSDEPFPYARDKFAVLVWDGSRWTTLKRHSNLEKGRGYQQHKVDLSKFAGKTVTVRFLGNEGNYYSTIFNLDDVQLNTK, encoded by the coding sequence GTGACTCCATCTACTCCGCACCCACATCGGGCTCGAGCCCGTAGCGCACCACGCGCTCGCTTGATCGGCGCCCTCGGCGCCGGCGTTGCTTCCCTCGCTCTGGCTATCCCACCTGCGATGGCGCAAGCAAATCCTGCAGTTCCTAAGAACGAAGCCTCTGCCCAGGCGCAGAGCTTTCTGACGAAGAAAACGGACAAACAGTCCCATAAAGAAGCACGTGAAGCTCAGAAGCAGCTTCAGGCTAAGCAAGAAATGGTCGAAAAGCTCAACGCCGACGGCTACGACCGCTTCATCGTGACCTACAAGAAGTCGGAACGCGGCGCCAACAAAGCCACGACGCGCGCGAAGGCCTGGCAGAAGGCCGGTAAGGCTTACGGTCTGAAGGCTAAAGAGTTGCGTAAGACCGCAATCGGTTCACACGTGTTCGACCTCGGCAAGAAGCGCCTCAAGGGCAAACAGGCCGACGACTTCATGAAGAAGCTGGCCGCCGACCCTGCTGTTGAGTCCGTAGAGCCGGACCTCCGCATGTACCCGACGGGCCTTAACCCGCGCGATCAGTACTGGCAGAACCTGTGGGGCCTCAACGGCAACTGGGGCATCAAGGCACAGGATGCTTGGCAGTACACGCAAGGTAGGGGCGCGGTCGTCGCTGTTCTGGACACCGGTATCACGCGACACCCAGATCTGGATGCCAACGTGCTTCCTGGCTACGACTTCATCTCAGACGCTTGGTCGTCCAGCGACGGCAACGGACGCGACAACGATCCGCTCGACAGCGGTGACTTTAGCGGACCGGGTGAATGCGGCCCTGGTTCCCCTGGCTCCGGTTCTTCGTGGCACGGTACCCATGTCGCGGGCACGATCGCTGCAGTCGCAGATTCCCGGGGTGTGGTTGGTGTAGCACCTCAAGCGAAGATCGTCCCTGTCCGCGTGCTTGGTAAGTGCGGTGGCCGCTTGTCCGACATCGCAGATGGTCTCGCATGGGCGGCCGGCGCAGATATCCCCGGCGTGCCTCGCAACCAGAACCCAGCTGACGTCATCAACATGTCCCTGGGTGGTGGCGGCTACTGCCAGCCTGTCTACCAGCGCGCTATCAACTTCGCTAACAGCCGCGGGACCACCGTTGTGGTCGCTGCCGGTAACGAAAGCTCAAACGCCGCGGGCGTTCAGCCGGCTAACTGCCAGGGTGTTGTGACTGTTGGTGCCACCAACGCCAACGGTACGCCGTCGTACTACTCGAACTTCGGTGATGTCGTGGACATCTCGGCGCCAGGCGGTGACACCCGTACGCGCGGTGGCGGCATCCTCTCTACCGTGAACGCGGGCCGCACCTATCCAGCTGGAGCAAGCTACGCAGAGTACCAGGGCACCTCGATGGCAACGCCACACGTTGCAGGCATCGTTGCCCTCATGAAGTCGGTCAACCCGAACATGAGTGCGGCGCAGGTTGAGAAGACACTCAAGGACACCTCACGGGCCGTCAACGGTGGCTACTGTGCACGCGGATGCGGCGTGGGCCTGGTCGATGCGGGACGTGCCGTACGCGCTGCCGCCGGCAAACAGGCTCCAGCACCTCAGCCAAACCCGGAACCAACGCCGAAGCCAACGCCGAAGCCAACCCCAGAACCAACGCCAGAGCCAACCCCGGAGCCAACCCCGGAGCCAACCCCGGAACCGACACCTGACCCGAGCCCTGCTCCTGAGAAGCAGCTCATTGTGAACGGCGGCTTCGAGAATGGCCTTACTTCGTGGCGAACCAACGCTCGCGACACCCTGATGCGCGACCGCAACCACGCCCGTTCGGGTAACGCCTCGGCTTCGTTCAACGGTTGGGCCTACCCGTCGACCTACAACCTGGACCAGACGGTAACCATCCCTAAGGGTTCGAACGCGGTCTTGAGCTACTGGCTCAAGGTTCGCTCGGATGAACCGTTCCCGTATGCGCGCGACAAGTTCGCTGTGCTCGTGTGGGACGGTAGCCGCTGGACGACCCTCAAGAGACACTCGAACCTCGAGAAGGGCCGCGGCTATCAGCAGCACAAGGTTGATCTGTCCAAGTTCGCAGGCAAGACCGTGACGGTACGTTTCCTCGGGAACGAAGGTAACTACTATTCGACGATCTTCAACCTCGACGACGTACAGCTCAACACCAAATAG
- a CDS encoding pyridoxal phosphate-dependent aminotransferase, with product MPARLSARLSAIAPSATLAVTNRAKDMKAQGKDVIGFGAGEPDFPTPDYIVDAAVEAARDPKNHRYTATNGLIELREAIAAKTLRDSGIEVDPANIVVTNGGKQAVFNTFQALLNPGDEVIIPAPYWTTYPEAVKLAGGVPVEVFAGPEADYKVTVEQLEAARTDSTQAIIFVSPSNPTGAVYTQEETKAIGEWARENDIWVITDEIYEHLVYDEAEFTSIAAVTEGLEKVVILNGVAKTYSMTGWRVGWLIGPTDFVKVVSTFQSHSTGNVANVSQRAAIAAVAGPLDEVHTMRESFDRRRKAMVDGLNQINGFHCPTPKGAFYAYVDVREALGKTYAGETPTTSSQLAELILQETGVALVPGEAFGPSGFLRLSYALGDDDLAEGLRRVREFINRN from the coding sequence ATGCCTGCTCGTCTCTCTGCCCGGCTTTCCGCCATCGCACCATCGGCGACCCTCGCCGTAACCAACCGCGCCAAGGACATGAAGGCACAAGGCAAGGACGTCATCGGATTCGGTGCCGGCGAGCCTGACTTCCCGACCCCGGATTACATCGTCGATGCGGCGGTCGAAGCCGCACGCGACCCCAAGAACCACCGCTACACGGCAACCAACGGGCTCATCGAACTGCGCGAAGCCATCGCGGCAAAGACCCTCCGGGATTCCGGAATCGAGGTCGACCCAGCCAACATCGTGGTCACCAACGGCGGTAAACAGGCCGTGTTCAACACGTTCCAAGCCCTGCTGAACCCAGGCGACGAGGTCATCATCCCGGCGCCTTATTGGACCACGTACCCGGAAGCCGTCAAGCTCGCTGGTGGCGTTCCCGTCGAGGTCTTCGCTGGCCCTGAAGCCGATTACAAGGTGACGGTCGAACAGCTCGAAGCCGCACGCACCGACTCGACCCAGGCAATCATCTTCGTGTCCCCTTCCAACCCGACCGGCGCCGTCTACACCCAGGAAGAGACCAAGGCGATCGGCGAATGGGCACGCGAGAACGACATCTGGGTCATCACCGACGAAATCTACGAACACCTCGTCTACGACGAAGCCGAGTTCACCTCCATCGCGGCAGTCACCGAAGGCCTTGAGAAGGTCGTGATCCTCAACGGCGTCGCTAAGACATACTCGATGACCGGCTGGCGAGTGGGCTGGCTCATCGGCCCTACCGACTTCGTCAAGGTCGTCTCGACGTTCCAGTCCCACTCGACCGGTAACGTCGCCAACGTCTCTCAGCGCGCGGCGATTGCCGCGGTCGCCGGCCCGCTCGACGAAGTCCACACGATGCGTGAAAGCTTCGACCGCCGGCGTAAGGCGATGGTCGATGGCCTCAACCAGATCAACGGCTTCCACTGCCCTACCCCGAAGGGCGCGTTCTACGCGTACGTCGATGTACGCGAAGCCCTCGGCAAGACCTACGCCGGCGAAACCCCAACCACCTCGAGCCAGCTCGCCGAGCTGATCCTCCAGGAAACCGGTGTAGCGCTCGTCCCAGGTGAAGCGTTCGGGCCATCGGGCTTCCTCCGCCTCTCGTACGCGCTCGGCGACGACGACCTCGCAGAAGGCCTCCGCCGCGTCCGCGAATTCATCAACAGGAACTAG
- a CDS encoding PspC domain-containing protein: MDTIYKWLRAMPLRRGPRRLVGGVCGGIAYKTGWDVGMVRLITLIALILPIISLPAYLIAWVIIPWGASDEAAEKATRRGSTAAIPPREDDPLLLEKFMTWGSDKLRN; the protein is encoded by the coding sequence ATGGACACGATCTATAAATGGCTCCGGGCAATGCCGCTACGACGCGGCCCACGCCGGCTCGTGGGAGGCGTGTGCGGCGGCATCGCCTACAAGACTGGCTGGGACGTCGGCATGGTTCGGCTCATCACACTGATCGCGCTGATCCTGCCGATCATCTCGCTCCCGGCGTATCTCATCGCCTGGGTCATCATCCCGTGGGGCGCCAGCGATGAAGCCGCTGAAAAAGCAACACGACGTGGCAGCACCGCAGCGATCCCACCGCGGGAAGACGACCCGCTGTTGCTTGAAAAATTCATGACCTGGGGCAGCGACAAGCTGCGGAACTAA